The nucleotide sequence TTTGGGGTCGGAATCTCGCCGGCAGCCGATCTAGCTGCCGGTTCCTCCGTCAGCGTGAAAGGAAGCGAGGCTCTGGAGAAGCTCCGTTTTCTCCACGGGCAATGGGAACGAAGGGACGGAGAGGACGAGCTGACGGAATATTGGAGCGCTCCGTCCGGAGACTCCATCACGGGTGTATTTCGTTGGCTGAAGAACGGGAAGACCTGGATGTACGAGTTGTTGACCATCACCGCGGAGGGGGACCGCATTGTCTTCCGCCTGAGGCATTTTAGCGCTCCGGGGCTTATACCGTGGGAAAAGGAGTCGGATAGTGCTCTGGCGTATACGCTCTCAAGCCTGGGCGAGGGTGAAGCGGTCTTCGAGGATCCAGCCCGTGCCTTTCCGCGCCGATTCATCTTCCGTAAGGTCGGTGACGACGGCCTGATGGTGCGGTTTGACGGGGTGCGAAACGGACAGCCCACGGCGCAGGAATTCTCCTATACGCGGAAGCGATTCGCGGAGTAATTTCCGGCAATCCCTGCGCCTTCGTTCCTGGAGCGATCGAAGCGAACATCGGCGTGCCGCTCCAATCCTCATCCGATCGCGCTGCGCCCTCCGATAGGGAATCCATGCCCAAACCGGGCCGGTCCTATTCGCGCATCCACGGGCAGGGATCAAGGAGGAATGTCGGATGGTTCCAACGGAGAAGAGAGTCGGCCTGCGGTCGTTGGGAAGTGCCATAATAATGACACTTCTGGGATTGTCATCACTGTCAGCAGGCTGCGATGTAGGCCGCGAATTCCGGGCGGCGGCGCTCCCTCAGTTCTCGGAGGGCGTTACGCTGGCGGTGAACGGGCTGCTCGATGGTATCTTTGCCGCGATCGAAGTCGAGCCGGATTCGAGCGGTGCCTCCGGCTAAGTTGAGAACGATTGGGAAGATCAAACGTCGATCCGTCGAAAAACAGCTGGGGCACTGCCGAAGATTTTTCCGGATGGCCAAGAATGCCGACAGAGGCGCCGAAGTTGCGCCTCAGGCGGAATGCCGATCCTCGAGACTCTCCCACTCGCTCCGCATGAGGGTCATCCGCAGCAGGCAGTGCATGGGGCCGCTTGGCAAAAACCGGTGGTGCTCCTCGCCCACCGACCGAAAACCGGCGCGACCGTAGCAGGCAATGGCCGACCTGTTGTCCGGAAATACCACCAGGGATAGCTGGAGCGCACCCATCGACCGAAAGGCATATCGCTCCATGGCTCGAATGAACCGCGTTCCGATTCCTTTCCCCCGCTTCACCGGATCAACCAGGATGTGCCCCAGCCAGTAGTGTCCCGGCTGGTGGCGCATGGGATTGAGCTCGCCGTACGCCAGGAGAGTCGGCCCGGGGTGGCGAACGAGACACAGCGGCCGGCCGCCCTTGCGGCGCCACTCGAGAACCATGTCGGGGGTGAGGGCACGCTCAACGCTCGGCGCCAGCCAGCGCAGCACGCGCGGCGAGTCCACCCAGCGTAACAGGACGGGGGCGAGGCGATCGTCAAACTGACAAAGCTGGTAGGCTGCCTCCGGGTTTGGATCGGCGATGTTCCCCGGCCGATCGACCGGAGTGGAACAGGCTTGCTGGGGGGGTGAGCGGCGGAATCTATTGAGGAGCCTGGTCATTTCCCGGAGCCTGAGCGGGGTCGCTTTGAATCAACCATCGGCGATCGTCGACAGAACGCTCCAACAGCAGCCTATCGCCAACGTATTCTGGCGCGATCAAAAATTCCTGACGATAACGTTGTACCGAGAAAGGCCGATTTGCAATATGCGGCAGGGAATGCCCGGGACTGGATTTGAACCAGCACGTCCGTTTATTGGACACAAGCACCTCAAGCTTGCGCGTCTGCCAATTCCGCCACCCGGGCGAACGGTGCCAGTGTAGCCGCCTCCGGGGCGGCGTCAACGGCGGCGATTTCGCTCCTGCCGCTCTCTCGCATCTTCCATTCGTTGAAGCCCCGATGCCGGTTCCCCTAAGATGAGGCCATGGCGGTTGTATCGCTCCAGAACGTCGTCAAGCAGTTCG is from Phycisphaerae bacterium and encodes:
- a CDS encoding GNAT family N-acetyltransferase, whose protein sequence is MTRLLNRFRRSPPQQACSTPVDRPGNIADPNPEAAYQLCQFDDRLAPVLLRWVDSPRVLRWLAPSVERALTPDMVLEWRRKGGRPLCLVRHPGPTLLAYGELNPMRHQPGHYWLGHILVDPVKRGKGIGTRFIRAMERYAFRSMGALQLSLVVFPDNRSAIACYGRAGFRSVGEEHHRFLPSGPMHCLLRMTLMRSEWESLEDRHSA